The Lasioglossum baleicum chromosome 15, iyLasBale1, whole genome shotgun sequence genome has a segment encoding these proteins:
- the Dop1r2 gene encoding dopamine receptor 2 isoform X2 → MNETAVYLLGSEEEANVPSKQLNRTFYTASYPPLNATYEELWHLATDRAGLAIILFLFSVATVFGNMLVILAVVRERYLHTATNYFITSLAFADCLVGLVVMPFSAIYEVLENRWLFTHNWCDVWRSLDVLFSTASILNLCVISLDRYWAVTDPFTYPRKMTRRRAAILIAIVWVCSSAISFPAIAWWRAVRTEEVPEDKCPFTEHLGYLVFSSTISFYVPLFVMVFTYYKIYRAAVIQTRSLKLGTKQVIMASGELELTLRMHRGGGTNTDARHLFRTASSTPEDLQDLEEPLTAIHNNCLTRVPSTRINKQHLGKNFSLSRKLAKFAKEKKAAKTLGIVMGVFIVCWLPFFVVNLWSGFCSQCIWQEEIVFAAVTWLGWINSGMNPVIYACWSRDFRRKEIANKV, encoded by the coding sequence ATGAACGAGACCGCGGTCTACCTGCTCGGATCGGAAGAAGAGGCAAACGTGCCGAGCAAGCAGCTGAACAGGACGTTCTATACGGCGAGCTACCCGCCTCTGAACGCCACTTACGAGGAGCTGTGGCACCTGGCGACTGACAGAGCAGGATTAGCGATCATCCTGTTTCTGTTCTCGGTGGCAACCGTGTTCGGCAACATGCTGGTGATCCTGGCGGTGGTGAGGGAGCGATACCTGCACACGGCGACCaattacttcatcacgtcactGGCGTTCGCTGACTGTCTGGTCGGGTTGGTGGTGATGCCTTTCAGCGCGATCTACGAAGTACTGGAGAACCGTTGGCTGTTCACGCACAACTGGTGCGACGTATGGAGATCGTTAGATGTCCTGTTCTCCACGGCATCTATCCTGAACCTATGCGTGATCAGCCTGGACCGGTACTGGGCAGTGACCGACCCGTTCACCTACCCGCGCAAGATGACCCGTCGACGAGCCGCGATCCTGATCGCTATCGTCTGGGTCTGCTCCAGCGCTATCTCGTTCCCCGCCATCGCCTGGTGGAGAGCTGTCCGCACCGAAGAGGTACCGGAAGACAAGTGTCCCTTCACGGAACATCTGGGCTACCTGGTCTTCTCGTCCACGATCAGTTTTTACGTTCCATTGTTCGTTATGGTGTTCACGTACTACAAGATCTACCGGGCCGCAGTGATCCAGACCAGGAGCTTAAAGTTGGGCACCAAGCAGGTGATCATGGCCTCTGGGGAGCTAGAGCTAACTCTCAGGATGCATCGCGGTGGCGGGACCAATACCGACGCCAGGCACCTGTTCCGCACAGCCTCCAGCACACCTGAGGATTTGCAAGATCTTGAGGAACCGCTCACGGCAATTCATAATAATTGCTTAACCAGAGTGCCCTCGACCAGGATCAATAAACAGCATCTGGGCAAGAACTTCTCGCTGTCCAGGAAGCTGGCGAAATTCGCCAAAGAGAAGAAAGCGGCCAAGACACTGGGGATCGTGATGGGGGTGTTCATTGTCTGCTGGCTGCCGTTCTTCGTGGTGAACCTGTGGTCCGGATTCTGTTCCCAGTGTATCTGGCAGGAGGAGATCGTGTTTGCCGCGGTCACGTGGTTGGGATGGATCAACAGCGGCATGAATCCAGTGATATACGCCTGCTGGAGCAGGGATTTCAGAAG